From Tiliqua scincoides isolate rTilSci1 chromosome 2, rTilSci1.hap2, whole genome shotgun sequence, the proteins below share one genomic window:
- the LOC136639118 gene encoding zinc finger protein RFP-like gives MAADICRKRLRDEGTCSICLDYFTDPVTLDCGHNFCRVCIIKFWEEASTEATCPQCRERVRSSNLRPNRQLANMVEIARELSELRRQEAGGQEICERHQEPLKLFCQDDEAPVCVVCDRSKEHRAHRVVPVEEAAQEIKDQICRSLETLRKERENILVYKAENEKESQDLIKQMEAEREKTTAVFRQQHQFQKEQEKLLLSQTERVEKEIARRRDKHLALLSGELSSLDSLIWEMEEKQKQSASELLQNIGNILERCKKVSFENPVAFPPSLKWRIHDFCDINPFLEALMKQYQESVVSGLKLQEAKVILDPDTAHPELILSEDCKSVRWEDEYQDLPDNPERFDGWTAVLGCEGFTTGRYFWEVDVGNEEEWAVGVARKSVRRKGEFKCSPEEGIWDLGKWAGEYRVSVTRDHPHLSLSEKVQKVRVTLNCPGGRLAFFDADTGAELFVYKDASLCRETLFPFFFVLEGGHLTLCP, from the exons ATGGCTGCCGATATTTGCCGGAAGAGGCTGCGGGATGAAGGGACTTGCTCCATATGCCTGGATTATTTCACGGATCCAGTGACCCTGGACTGTGGGCACAATTTCTGCCGTGTCTGTATCATCAAGTTCTGGGAGGAGGCGTCCACAGAGGCCACCTGTCCCCAGTGCAGGGAACGAGTTCGGTCCAGTAACCTGAGGCCAAACAGGCAGCTGGCCAATATGGTTGAGATTGCCAGAGAGCTCAGTGAGCTTCGGAGGCAAGAAGCAGGAGGACAGGAAATTTGTGAGAGGCACCAGGAGCCCCTGAAACTTTTCTGCCAGGACGACGAAGCTCCCGTCTGCGTGGTGTGCGACAGGTCCAAGGAGCACCGAGCGCACCGTGTGGTGCCTGTGGAGGAGGCTGCCCAGGAGATCAAG GATCAGATCTGCCGCTCCCTGGAGAccctgaggaaggagagagaaaacatTTTGGTATATAAAGCAGAGAATGAGAAGGAAAGCCAAGACTTGATT AAGCAAATGGAAGCAGAGAGGGAGAAGACCACAGCTGTCTTCAGACAACAGCACCAATTTCAAAAGGAACAAGAGAAACTTCTGCTGTCCCAGACGGAAAGGGTGGAGAAGGAGATTGCAAGGAGAAGGGACAAGCACCTGGCCTTGCTTTCGGGGGAGCTCTCCTCCCTTGACAGCCTCATCTGGGAGAtggaggagaagcagaagcagtcAGCAAGTGAACTCCTGCAG AATATTGGGAACATcttggagag GTGCAAGAAGGTGTCCTTTGAGAATCCCGTGGCATTTCCTCCTTCACTGAAGTGGAGGATCCATGACTTCTGTGACATCAATCCCTTTCTGGAGGCCCTCATGAAGCAGTACCAAG AGTCTGTGGTATCTGGACTTAAGCTTCAAGAAG CAAAGGTGATtctggatccagacacggctCATCCTGAACTCATCCTTTCTGAAGACTGCAAAAGTGTGAGATGGGAAGATGAGTATCAAGATCTGCCTGACAATCCTGAGAGATTTGATGGATGGACTGCTGTGCTGGGATGTGAAGGATTCACCACAGGCAGATATTTCTGGGAGGTAGATGTAGGAAATGAAGAAGAATGGGCTGTGGGGGTCGCTAGGAAGTCTGTGAGAAGAAAGGGCGAGTTTAAATGTAGTCCTGAGGAAGGGATCTGGGATCTGGGGAAGTGGGCAGGGGAGTACAGAGTTTCTGTTACCAGGGATCATCCACATCTGTCCCTGAGTGAGAAGGTCCAGAAAGTCCGAGTAACTCTGAATTGTCCTGGGGGGCGACTGGCCTTTTTCGATGCTGACACAGGAGCAGAACTCTTTGTGTACAAAGATGCCTCTTTGTGCAGGGAGacccttttccctttcttttttgtgTTAGAAGGAGGCCACTTGACACTCTGTCCCTGA